One window of the Nocardia huaxiensis genome contains the following:
- a CDS encoding TetR/AcrR family transcriptional regulator, with protein sequence MARQQERARRTRAAIIRSAAVEFGKSGYAAASLNRILEGSRATKGAMYFHFDSKEDLARAVLEAAVDRYRASTERWLGRGDLGPLDVLHGMIDEIALRLENDIIIQAEFRLIIEPEFYRDIQAGGGRILGRSIRLLAVRAIEHKQLRSDADPDRFTRTLAAALAGQRYISDVLGGPADLRSRFAEALEVIVDATATPEWAEEFKRTGWKVSARLEDLNLAL encoded by the coding sequence ATGGCACGGCAGCAAGAGCGGGCCCGCCGGACACGCGCGGCGATCATACGGTCCGCCGCCGTTGAGTTCGGGAAGAGCGGCTATGCCGCTGCATCGCTCAACCGCATATTGGAAGGTTCACGCGCCACCAAGGGCGCCATGTACTTTCACTTCGATTCCAAGGAGGATCTGGCACGGGCAGTTCTGGAAGCGGCAGTCGACCGCTACCGCGCCTCCACCGAAAGATGGCTCGGCAGAGGCGATCTCGGTCCCCTGGACGTTCTGCACGGCATGATCGACGAGATCGCGCTGCGGCTGGAGAACGACATCATCATCCAGGCCGAGTTCCGGCTCATCATCGAACCGGAGTTCTACCGCGACATCCAGGCCGGCGGCGGCCGCATCCTCGGGCGGTCCATCCGGCTGCTCGCGGTGCGCGCCATCGAGCACAAGCAGTTGCGCTCCGACGCCGATCCGGACCGCTTCACCCGCACCCTGGCCGCTGCGCTCGCGGGCCAGCGCTATATCTCGGACGTGCTCGGCGGTCCGGCGGATCTGCGCTCCCGTTTCGCCGAGGCGCTCGAGGTGATCGTGGATGCCACCGCGACGCCGGAGTGGGCCGAGGAGTTCAAGCGCACCGGCTGGAAGGTGTCCGCACGCTTGGAAGATCTCAATTTGGCGCTGTGA
- a CDS encoding MFS transporter, which translates to MASRSSGRTVAGLSKQGRIAALIAICLAELLVVLDNTLVNVALPSMAVQLQADMSGLQWIVDAFTLAFSGLLLAMGHLGDRYGRRKFMIIGLAGVAVMSLAGALSSGLGQVIAARAGMGVFAAVVFPATLALLTNIFTEARERAAAIALWTAMAGIAIAVGPTVGGWLLQYFSWHSVFWINVPVALVAIAAVLATTPESRAEHVDRLDRVGIVLSLAGITTLVWSIIEAPKHGWLATQSLIGYLLSAVLLAAFVAWELRVKTPVLNMNLFRIRRFAVPALAITVSYFCAFGFLFLITQYFQGVKELTPLQFGIHSLPFAVAVGVGAPLATLLAQRVGTTVMIVSGMLILAVAMYIAGQTTVETPYLGPVVISMVLMGFGFAVVQGPATESIMGSVPLEEAGAGSAVNDTTREVGGALGVALLGSIMTSIYADRVSGRIAGIPNQIMNDQQKELASNTPISVLEIVKAPVNPLLAQAKTDLIYAMKVAAMEGAQAASHVAVGTLLVAALVVAVSLPWKPERNRSILLSWRDKD; encoded by the coding sequence ATGGCGAGCCGGAGTTCCGGACGAACCGTGGCGGGCTTGAGCAAGCAGGGGCGGATCGCCGCGCTGATTGCCATCTGCCTCGCGGAACTGCTTGTAGTGCTGGACAACACGCTCGTGAACGTGGCGCTGCCATCCATGGCGGTGCAGCTGCAGGCCGATATGAGCGGCCTGCAGTGGATCGTCGACGCCTTCACCCTGGCGTTCTCCGGACTCCTGCTGGCCATGGGCCACCTCGGGGACCGGTACGGGCGGCGCAAATTCATGATCATCGGCCTGGCCGGCGTGGCGGTCATGTCGCTGGCGGGGGCGCTGTCCTCCGGACTCGGTCAGGTCATCGCGGCACGGGCGGGCATGGGCGTGTTCGCCGCCGTGGTCTTCCCGGCCACCCTCGCCCTGCTGACGAACATCTTCACCGAGGCGCGGGAGCGGGCCGCCGCCATCGCGCTGTGGACCGCCATGGCCGGCATCGCGATCGCCGTCGGGCCGACCGTCGGCGGCTGGCTGCTGCAGTACTTCTCGTGGCATTCGGTGTTCTGGATCAATGTTCCGGTGGCGCTCGTCGCCATCGCGGCGGTGCTGGCCACCACGCCGGAATCCCGTGCGGAGCATGTGGATCGGCTGGACCGGGTCGGCATCGTGCTGTCGCTGGCGGGCATCACCACACTGGTGTGGTCGATCATCGAAGCGCCCAAGCACGGCTGGCTGGCCACCCAGAGCCTGATCGGCTACCTGCTGTCGGCGGTCCTGCTGGCGGCCTTCGTGGCGTGGGAACTGCGCGTGAAAACGCCTGTGCTGAACATGAATCTGTTCCGCATCCGCCGATTCGCGGTGCCCGCCCTGGCAATCACCGTGTCGTACTTCTGCGCCTTCGGATTCCTGTTCCTCATCACCCAGTACTTCCAGGGCGTGAAGGAGCTGACCCCGCTCCAATTCGGCATCCACTCATTGCCTTTCGCGGTGGCGGTGGGTGTCGGCGCACCGCTGGCGACGCTGCTGGCGCAGCGGGTGGGGACGACGGTGATGATCGTGTCCGGCATGCTCATCCTGGCGGTGGCCATGTACATCGCGGGGCAGACCACGGTCGAGACGCCCTACCTCGGCCCGGTCGTGATCTCCATGGTGCTCATGGGTTTCGGCTTCGCGGTCGTGCAGGGTCCGGCGACCGAATCCATCATGGGCTCAGTGCCTTTGGAGGAGGCGGGTGCGGGCTCGGCGGTCAACGACACCACCCGCGAGGTCGGCGGCGCGCTCGGCGTGGCACTGCTGGGCTCCATCATGACCTCGATCTACGCCGATCGGGTCAGCGGCCGCATCGCGGGGATTCCGAACCAGATCATGAACGACCAGCAGAAGGAATTGGCGAGCAATACGCCGATCAGCGTGCTGGAGATCGTGAAGGCGCCGGTGAATCCGCTGCTGGCGCAGGCGAAGACGGACCTCATTTACGCCATGAAGGTCGCGGCCATGGAGGGCGCTCAGGCGGCTTCCCATGTGGCGGTGGGCACTTTGCTGGTGGCGGCGCTCGTCGTGGCCGTGAGCCTGCCCTGGAAGCCCGAACGCAACCGTTCCATCCTGCTGTCCTGGCGCGACAAGGACTGA
- a CDS encoding polyprenol monophosphomannose synthase gives MPTYNERENLPVAVERLTALPVADLHVLVVDDNSPDGTGEVADKLAADLPNTVSVLHRTEKDGLGRAYIAGITKALDEGADVVIQMDADLSHPAEVIPAMLEKLETTDAGVVLGSRYVPGGSTAAEWKWYRKALSAWANFYVNMILRLGVKDATAGFKAWKADTLRAIDVASIKSNGYSFQVEMNYRTVKKGIAIAEVPIRFEERTLGASKMSLKVQLESAAMPWKLLFGKQV, from the coding sequence GTGCCGACCTATAACGAGCGGGAGAACCTGCCCGTGGCGGTGGAGCGTCTGACCGCGCTACCGGTGGCGGACCTGCATGTGCTGGTCGTGGACGACAATTCGCCGGACGGCACCGGCGAGGTGGCCGACAAGCTGGCCGCCGATCTGCCCAACACCGTCAGCGTGCTGCACCGCACCGAGAAGGACGGCCTGGGCCGCGCCTACATCGCGGGCATCACCAAGGCGCTGGACGAGGGCGCCGACGTGGTGATCCAGATGGACGCCGACCTCTCGCATCCGGCCGAGGTGATTCCGGCCATGCTGGAGAAGCTCGAGACCACCGACGCCGGCGTCGTGCTCGGATCCCGTTATGTCCCCGGCGGTTCCACCGCCGCGGAGTGGAAGTGGTACCGCAAGGCGCTGTCGGCGTGGGCCAACTTCTACGTGAACATGATCCTGCGCCTGGGCGTCAAGGACGCCACCGCCGGCTTCAAGGCGTGGAAGGCGGATACGCTGCGCGCCATCGACGTGGCCTCCATCAAGTCGAACGGCTACTCGTTCCAGGTGGAGATGAACTACCGCACGGTCAAGAAGGGCATCGCCATCGCCGAGGTGCCGATCCGCTTCGAGGAGCGCACCCTGGGCGCCTCCAAGATGAGCCTGAAGGTGCAGCTGGAGTCCGCGGCCATGCCGTGGAAGCTGCTGTTCGGCAAGCAGGTCTAG
- the dusB gene encoding tRNA dihydrouridine synthase DusB, with amino-acid sequence MSLEAPKTALRIGPYQVDPPVVLAPMAGITNVAFRTLCREFGSATSLYVCEMITARAVVERNEKTLHMMSFGPDESPRSMQLYGVDPKTLGEAVRIVVGEGWADHIDMNLGCPVKKVTRLGGGSALPYKRRLFANIVQEMVKAAGDVPVTFKFRIGIDDDHHTYLDTGRIAEAEGAAGVALHARTAAQLYSGQADWSHIARLKEAVTTIPVLGNGDIFTAQDGLRMMAETGCDGVVVGRGCLGRPWLFAELSAALRGEPIPEGPTLGRVGEILIRHAALLVEHDGEDKAMRDIRKHMAWYYMGFPIGSELRRKFATVSSLTEIEDLVGQLDPSIPFPVDEATGPRGRQGSPQVKVALPDGWLDDPEDDTVPAAADVMHSGG; translated from the coding sequence GTGTCGCTCGAAGCCCCGAAGACCGCGCTGCGGATCGGCCCCTACCAGGTCGATCCGCCGGTTGTGCTGGCTCCGATGGCGGGCATCACCAATGTGGCCTTCCGGACGCTGTGCCGGGAATTCGGCAGCGCCACTTCGCTGTACGTGTGCGAGATGATCACCGCGCGCGCCGTGGTGGAGCGCAATGAGAAGACGCTGCACATGATGTCGTTCGGGCCCGACGAGAGCCCGCGGTCCATGCAGCTGTACGGGGTCGATCCGAAGACGCTGGGCGAGGCCGTGCGGATCGTCGTCGGCGAGGGCTGGGCCGACCACATCGACATGAATCTCGGCTGCCCGGTCAAGAAGGTGACGCGACTCGGCGGCGGGTCCGCGCTGCCGTACAAGCGGCGGTTGTTCGCGAACATCGTGCAGGAGATGGTGAAGGCCGCCGGGGATGTCCCGGTCACCTTCAAATTCCGCATCGGCATCGACGACGACCACCACACCTACCTCGACACCGGGCGCATCGCCGAGGCCGAGGGCGCGGCCGGAGTCGCGCTGCACGCCCGTACCGCCGCCCAGCTGTACTCGGGCCAGGCCGACTGGAGTCACATCGCGCGGCTCAAGGAAGCCGTCACCACCATTCCGGTGCTCGGCAACGGCGATATCTTCACCGCCCAGGACGGGCTGCGCATGATGGCCGAAACCGGTTGCGACGGAGTCGTCGTCGGACGCGGCTGCCTCGGCCGGCCGTGGCTGTTCGCGGAACTGTCCGCCGCACTGCGCGGCGAACCCATTCCCGAGGGACCCACCCTGGGCCGCGTCGGCGAAATCCTCATCCGGCATGCCGCACTGCTCGTCGAGCACGACGGCGAGGACAAAGCCATGCGCGATATTCGCAAGCACATGGCCTGGTACTACATGGGCTTCCCGATCGGTTCGGAACTGCGGCGAAAATTCGCCACCGTCTCCAGCCTGACCGAAATCGAAGACCTTGTCGGGCAACTCGATCCGAGCATTCCGTTCCCCGTGGACGAGGCCACCGGACCGCGCGGCAGACAGGGATCGCCGCAGGTCAAGGTGGCTCTGCCGGACGGCTGGCTGGACGATCCGGAAGACGACACCGTGCCCGCGGCGGCCGACGTCATGCACAGCGGCGGATAA
- a CDS encoding mandelate racemase/muconate lactonizing enzyme family protein, with product MPRIVAIHEGTVPISSSMSNAFIDFSAMDCSIVAVVSDVIRDGEPVVGYGFSSNGRYSAGEILRRRVIPRLIHAAPEDLVSADGSVIDPAKAWKVMTRNEKPGGHGERSVAVGVIDMALHDLAAKLAGLPLYRWLVRHYGLGAPDDDVFVYAAGGYYAPGKGLGQLQDEMRGFLEQGYDVVKMKIGGASLADDIKRVEAVLEVLGGEGARLAVDANGRFDLDTALEYGRALEPYGLFWYEEPGDPLDFALHATLSERYPGPLATGENLFSMQDARNLIRYGGMRPDRDYLQFDPVLGYGLVEYLRIQDMLRQHGWSSRRCIPHGGHQFALHIAAALRLGGNESYPGEFQPTGGFADAAVIVNSHLRLGSSPGIGFEDKAELYRVFRALHTR from the coding sequence ATGCCTCGTATCGTCGCCATTCATGAAGGCACCGTGCCGATCAGCTCGTCCATGAGCAATGCCTTCATCGACTTCAGCGCCATGGACTGCTCGATCGTCGCGGTGGTCAGTGATGTGATCCGGGACGGAGAGCCGGTGGTCGGTTACGGCTTCAGTTCCAACGGCCGCTACAGCGCCGGGGAAATCCTGCGCCGCAGGGTGATTCCGCGATTGATCCATGCCGCGCCGGAGGACCTGGTGTCCGCGGACGGCTCGGTGATCGATCCCGCGAAGGCGTGGAAGGTCATGACGCGCAACGAGAAACCGGGCGGCCACGGCGAGCGTTCGGTCGCGGTGGGCGTGATCGACATGGCGCTGCACGATCTGGCGGCCAAGCTGGCCGGACTGCCGCTGTACCGGTGGCTGGTGCGGCACTACGGCCTGGGTGCGCCCGACGATGACGTATTCGTCTATGCCGCAGGCGGTTACTACGCGCCGGGCAAGGGCCTCGGCCAACTCCAGGACGAGATGAGGGGCTTTCTGGAACAGGGCTACGACGTGGTGAAGATGAAGATCGGCGGGGCGAGCCTGGCCGATGACATCAAGCGGGTGGAGGCCGTGCTGGAGGTGCTGGGCGGTGAGGGTGCGCGGCTGGCCGTGGACGCCAACGGCCGCTTCGATCTCGACACCGCGCTGGAGTACGGTCGCGCGCTCGAGCCCTACGGTCTCTTCTGGTACGAGGAGCCGGGCGATCCACTCGATTTCGCGCTGCACGCGACCCTGTCCGAACGCTATCCGGGTCCGCTGGCGACCGGGGAGAACCTCTTCTCCATGCAGGACGCGCGCAATCTGATCCGCTATGGCGGTATGCGGCCGGATCGCGATTACCTGCAGTTCGATCCGGTGCTGGGCTACGGGCTGGTGGAGTACCTCCGCATTCAGGACATGCTGCGGCAGCACGGCTGGTCCTCGCGGCGGTGCATACCGCACGGCGGGCATCAGTTCGCGCTGCATATCGCGGCGGCGTTGCGGCTGGGCGGGAACGAGTCCTATCCGGGCGAGTTCCAGCCGACCGGCGGGTTCGCGGATGCCGCCGTGATCGTGAACAGTCATCTGCGGCTGGGTTCGAGTCCGGGTATCGGGTTCGAGGACAAGGCGGAGCTCTACCGGGTTTTCCGGGCGCTGCACACTCGCTGA
- the phoU gene encoding phosphate signaling complex protein PhoU — translation MRVIYNEQMAELADLLGGMAGLAGSAMERATNSLLNADLELAEQVITEYDRIAEMIQLAEEKAFALLALQAPVAGDLRQVVSAIQIVSDVNRMGVLALHVAKMTRRRFPAHAVPEAVNSYFAEMGRIAVKMGAAAKEVLETRDPERAAKLNDDDEAMDDLRKHLFTLIMDRDWQHGVPSAVDVALLGRYYERFADHAVEIGRRVVFLVTGVLPPDPDSEKESI, via the coding sequence ATGCGTGTCATCTACAACGAACAAATGGCCGAGCTCGCCGACCTGCTCGGTGGCATGGCCGGGCTCGCCGGGTCGGCGATGGAGCGGGCAACCAACTCGCTGCTGAACGCCGACCTCGAGCTCGCGGAGCAGGTGATCACCGAGTACGACCGGATCGCGGAAATGATCCAGCTCGCCGAGGAGAAGGCGTTCGCACTGCTGGCGCTGCAGGCCCCGGTCGCCGGCGATCTGCGGCAGGTGGTCAGCGCCATCCAGATCGTGTCCGACGTGAACCGGATGGGTGTGCTGGCCCTGCACGTCGCCAAGATGACCCGCCGCCGCTTCCCGGCGCACGCCGTCCCGGAGGCCGTCAACAGCTACTTCGCCGAGATGGGCCGCATCGCGGTCAAGATGGGCGCGGCCGCCAAGGAGGTCCTGGAGACCCGGGATCCCGAGCGCGCCGCCAAGCTCAATGACGACGACGAGGCGATGGACGACCTGCGCAAGCATCTGTTCACGCTCATCATGGACCGGGACTGGCAGCACGGCGTGCCGTCGGCCGTCGACGTGGCGCTGCTGGGCCGCTACTACGAGCGGTTCGCCGATCACGCGGTGGAGATCGGCCGCCGCGTCGTCTTCCTCGTCACCGGCGTGCTGCCCCCGGACCCGGACTCCGAGAAAGAGTCCATCTGA
- a CDS encoding DUF937 domain-containing protein, whose translation MTSFDDLLSNVPVAQIANKLGVDEATATTAINAAIPVLLGGFQAQAGNPDVGLNLEGEVANQPATLLDGGVDIEQVDTAAGSQIVDQTFGAEKNTVISALGNVGGGNAQDLMAKLLPMLAPIVLAYLGKKALGGGAAAGGGTQAASSGGLGDILGGLLSGATGGNKGGGGLADVLGKAVGQNAGGVLGNVLGGLLGGKK comes from the coding sequence ATGACTTCCTTCGATGACCTGCTCTCCAACGTGCCGGTCGCACAGATCGCCAACAAGCTCGGAGTTGACGAAGCAACCGCGACCACCGCGATCAATGCGGCCATTCCGGTTCTGCTCGGCGGTTTCCAGGCACAGGCCGGCAACCCCGATGTCGGGCTGAATCTGGAAGGCGAAGTGGCCAATCAGCCGGCCACCCTCCTCGACGGCGGCGTCGATATAGAACAGGTGGACACCGCCGCGGGCAGCCAGATCGTCGATCAGACCTTCGGCGCCGAGAAGAACACCGTCATCAGCGCGCTCGGCAATGTCGGCGGCGGCAATGCCCAGGATCTGATGGCCAAGCTGTTGCCCATGCTCGCCCCGATCGTGCTCGCCTACCTCGGCAAGAAGGCCCTCGGTGGCGGCGCCGCCGCCGGCGGTGGCACCCAAGCGGCGAGCAGCGGCGGTCTCGGCGACATTCTCGGCGGACTGCTCAGCGGCGCCACCGGTGGTAACAAGGGCGGTGGCGGTCTCGCCGATGTGCTGGGCAAGGCAGTAGGACAGAACGCCGGCGGCGTACTCGGCAATGTGCTGGGTGGGCTGCTCGGCGGCAAGAAGTGA
- a CDS encoding LCP family protein — MGDDRYGRTPRPGGLAPWERYPADDETQSRTGRRSRHTDSAAPGSAPISVQDLVERVDSERKTRRRRRADDHDEATAAPDDYEATGSGRTHRPAPGNSAGWPETGARRAAPPEQPAANGSRRAPNGDAVHTTGSRRTVPADPVHTTGSRRTVPADPVHTTGSRRTVPADPAAVNGARRTPAPEPAATNGSQHPAAPADPVTEELPVVAPEAPRERAKAPAPAPVSSPADYPTTALPAAVGAKPLSRLAAGRKRRNKRMKLAARSSAIVFSVIAILITGGGWSYLKAKDNNFNNISALQQDSPDIVDADAQYGDENFLIIGTDTRAGVNSSLGAGTTEDAEGARADTVMLVNIPKSRDRVVAVSFPRDLDVTRPVCEGWDNDKGKYTGESFSSAPGDKLNAVYALGGPKCLTNVIQRMSGLKINHFVGIDFAGFETMVDTIGGVEVCSAKPLVDDTLGTILTNPGKQMVSGATALDYVRARHVVGEERSDYDRINRQQRFLSSLLRSALSSRVLFDPGKLNGFIDAFTKHTFMDNVNVKDLLMLGQSLKKVDAGAITFLTVPTAGTTSYGNEIPRESDIKAIFRAIIDDQPLPGEKKQDDPEETTSAAPTSKPKLLAVDPSTVSLQVSNGSGIGGVASTTATKLSNQGFQIYSTGNYAEGTSTKTKVRYSAGQEAAAATVASAIPGSTLEATSGMGSIVEVVIGSDFAGTIKAPTAFGSTLPDAPTDSVSAAPVTLPSDLEHVNAADDTCK, encoded by the coding sequence GTGGGTGACGATCGGTACGGGCGTACGCCACGGCCCGGAGGTCTCGCCCCGTGGGAGCGCTACCCCGCGGACGACGAAACTCAATCCCGCACGGGCCGGCGCAGCCGCCACACGGACAGCGCCGCCCCCGGCTCGGCCCCGATCTCGGTGCAGGACTTGGTCGAACGCGTCGACAGCGAACGCAAGACCCGCCGCCGGCGCCGCGCCGACGACCACGACGAGGCCACCGCGGCCCCCGACGACTACGAGGCCACCGGCTCCGGCCGCACCCACCGCCCCGCCCCCGGCAACTCCGCCGGCTGGCCGGAAACCGGCGCCCGTCGCGCGGCACCCCCGGAACAGCCCGCCGCCAACGGTTCTCGCCGCGCCCCCAACGGCGACGCGGTGCACACCACCGGCTCGCGACGCACCGTCCCCGCGGACCCGGTGCACACCACGGGATCCCGCCGCACCGTCCCCGCCGACCCGGTGCACACCACGGGTTCGCGGCGCACCGTCCCGGCCGACCCGGCCGCCGTCAACGGTGCGCGGCGCACGCCCGCGCCGGAACCGGCCGCCACCAACGGTTCTCAGCATCCGGCGGCCCCGGCCGATCCGGTCACCGAGGAACTACCCGTGGTCGCCCCCGAGGCCCCGCGCGAACGCGCCAAGGCTCCGGCGCCGGCGCCGGTGTCCTCGCCCGCCGACTATCCGACCACCGCGCTGCCCGCCGCCGTCGGCGCAAAGCCGTTGTCCCGCTTGGCCGCCGGACGCAAGCGCCGCAACAAGCGCATGAAGCTCGCCGCACGCAGCAGCGCCATCGTCTTCTCGGTGATCGCCATCCTGATCACCGGCGGCGGCTGGAGCTACCTGAAGGCCAAGGACAACAACTTCAACAACATCAGCGCGCTGCAGCAGGACTCCCCCGACATCGTCGACGCCGACGCCCAGTACGGCGACGAGAACTTCCTCATCATCGGCACCGACACCCGCGCGGGCGTGAACTCCAGCCTCGGCGCGGGCACCACCGAGGACGCCGAGGGCGCGCGCGCCGACACCGTCATGCTGGTCAACATCCCCAAGAGCCGCGACCGCGTGGTGGCCGTGTCCTTCCCGCGCGACCTCGACGTCACCCGGCCCGTCTGCGAAGGCTGGGACAACGACAAGGGCAAGTACACCGGCGAGAGCTTCTCGTCGGCCCCCGGCGACAAACTCAATGCCGTCTACGCGCTCGGCGGGCCCAAATGCCTGACCAATGTCATCCAGCGCATGTCCGGCCTCAAGATCAACCACTTCGTCGGCATCGACTTCGCCGGTTTCGAGACCATGGTCGACACCATCGGCGGCGTCGAGGTGTGCAGCGCCAAACCGCTCGTCGACGACACCCTCGGCACCATCCTCACCAACCCGGGCAAGCAGATGGTCAGCGGCGCGACCGCCCTCGACTACGTGCGCGCCCGCCACGTCGTCGGCGAGGAACGCAGCGACTACGACCGCATCAACCGGCAGCAGCGCTTCCTGTCCTCACTGCTGCGCAGCGCGCTCTCCAGCCGGGTGCTGTTCGACCCGGGCAAGCTCAACGGCTTCATCGACGCCTTCACCAAGCACACCTTCATGGACAACGTGAACGTGAAGGACCTGCTCATGCTCGGCCAGTCGCTGAAGAAGGTGGACGCCGGCGCCATCACCTTCCTGACCGTGCCCACCGCGGGAACCACGTCCTACGGCAACGAGATTCCGCGCGAATCCGATATCAAGGCCATCTTCCGCGCCATCATCGACGACCAGCCGCTGCCCGGCGAGAAGAAGCAGGACGACCCCGAAGAGACCACCAGCGCCGCGCCGACCAGCAAACCCAAACTGCTGGCCGTCGACCCGAGCACGGTGTCGCTGCAGGTCTCCAATGGTTCCGGCATTGGCGGCGTGGCCTCCACCACCGCGACCAAGCTCTCCAATCAGGGCTTCCAGATCTACAGCACCGGCAACTACGCCGAAGGCACCTCCACCAAGACCAAGGTCCGCTACTCCGCCGGACAGGAAGCCGCGGCGGCCACCGTCGCCAGCGCCATCCCGGGCTCGACCCTGGAGGCCACCAGCGGCATGGGCAGCATCGTGGAGGTGGTGATCGGCAGCGACTTCGCCGGAACGATCAAGGCGCCCACGGCTTTCGGTTCGACCCTGCCCGACGCGCCGACCGACTCGGTCAGTGCGGCGCCGGTCACACTGCCCTCCGACCTGGAACACGTGAACGCCGCCGACGACACCTGCAAGTAG
- a CDS encoding acyl-ACP desaturase produces the protein MARDLTQLELLTELEPVAEENVNRHLSLAKEWHPHDYVPWDEGRNFAAMGGIDWDPSQSKLSELAKAAMITNLLTEDNLPSYHREIAENFSQDGAWGTWVGRWTAEENRHGIVMRDYLVVTRGVDPVALEQARMIHMTNGFASPTDELEAGFLHSVAYVTFQELATRVSHRNTGKVCDDPIADRMLQRIAADENLHMIFYRNMCGAALDLSPDQALDAITLILENFQMPGAGMPNFRRNGVLMAKHGIYDLRQHLEEVVNPVLKKWKIFERDDFTARGEETRERLGNFLEKLSKDVVKFEEQRDRMLAREAAKREKELANA, from the coding sequence ATGGCAAGGGATCTGACTCAACTCGAACTACTGACGGAGTTGGAGCCGGTTGCCGAGGAGAACGTCAACCGCCACCTGTCACTGGCCAAGGAATGGCACCCGCACGACTACGTGCCGTGGGACGAGGGCCGCAACTTCGCCGCCATGGGCGGCATCGACTGGGACCCCTCGCAGTCGAAACTGAGTGAACTGGCCAAGGCGGCCATGATCACCAACCTGCTCACCGAGGACAATCTGCCCTCCTACCACCGCGAGATCGCCGAGAACTTCTCCCAGGACGGCGCCTGGGGCACCTGGGTCGGTCGCTGGACCGCCGAGGAGAACCGGCACGGCATCGTCATGCGCGACTACCTCGTCGTCACCCGCGGCGTGGATCCGGTCGCCCTCGAACAGGCGCGCATGATCCACATGACCAACGGATTCGCTTCTCCCACCGACGAACTCGAGGCCGGCTTCCTGCACTCGGTCGCCTACGTCACCTTCCAGGAGCTGGCCACCCGCGTCAGCCACCGCAACACCGGCAAGGTCTGCGACGACCCCATCGCCGACCGCATGCTGCAGCGCATCGCCGCCGACGAGAACCTGCACATGATCTTCTACCGGAACATGTGCGGCGCGGCCCTGGACCTCTCACCCGACCAGGCGCTGGACGCCATCACCCTCATTCTGGAGAACTTCCAGATGCCGGGCGCGGGCATGCCCAACTTCCGGCGCAATGGCGTGCTCATGGCCAAGCACGGCATCTACGACCTACGCCAGCACCTGGAAGAGGTCGTCAACCCGGTGCTCAAGAAGTGGAAGATCTTCGAGCGCGACGACTTCACCGCCCGCGGTGAGGAGACCCGCGAGCGCCTGGGCAATTTCCTCGAGAAGCTGTCCAAGGACGTCGTGAAGTTCGAGGAACAGCGCGACCGCATGCTGGCCCGCGAGGCCGCCAAGCGCGAAAAAGAGCTCGCCAACGCGTAG